The Niallia alba genome includes a window with the following:
- the spoIIAB gene encoding anti-sigma F factor — MRNEMHIQFSALSQNESFARVTVAAFIAQLDPTMDELTEIKTVVSEAVTNCIIHGYENDPSGIVYISVILEDSFIDLTIRDEGKGIFDVEEARQPLFTTKPELERSGMGFTIMENFMDEIEIQSSPDSGTEIRLRKHLMNSKMLSN; from the coding sequence ATGAGAAACGAAATGCATATTCAATTTAGCGCACTTAGCCAGAATGAATCATTTGCACGTGTAACGGTAGCAGCTTTTATTGCACAGCTTGATCCAACAATGGATGAATTAACAGAAATTAAAACAGTAGTATCAGAAGCAGTAACAAATTGTATCATACACGGTTATGAAAATGATCCGAGTGGAATTGTTTATATTTCTGTTATATTAGAAGATTCATTTATTGATTTAACCATCAGGGATGAAGGGAAAGGAATTTTCGATGTAGAAGAAGCAAGACAGCCATTATTTACGACAAAGCCAGAACTTGAACGATCTGGTATGGGATTTACCATCATGGAAAACTTTATGGATGAAATCGAAATTCAGTCAAGTCCAGATAGCGGAACAGAGATTCGTCTGCGTAAGCATTTAATGAATAGCAAAATGCTAAGCAATTAA
- the spoIIAA gene encoding anti-sigma F factor antagonist, producing MSLNIELEVKNNVLCIRLSGELDHHYAEELRTKATTAIESYNIRHIVLNLEHLSFMDSSGLGVILGRYKQIKQLGGEMVICAISPSVQRLFDMSGMFKIMKLETNEEFALQRLGVA from the coding sequence GTGAGTCTTAATATTGAGTTGGAAGTAAAAAACAATGTACTTTGTATACGCTTATCTGGGGAACTGGATCATCACTATGCAGAAGAGTTGCGTACAAAAGCAACCACTGCCATAGAGAGCTATAATATTCGTCATATCGTGTTAAATCTTGAACATTTATCCTTTATGGATAGTTCTGGCTTAGGAGTTATTTTGGGAAGATATAAACAAATAAAACAGCTTGGAGGAGAAATGGTTATTTGTGCTATTTCCCCTAGTGTACAGCGTTTATTTGATATGTCTGGCATGTTTAAAATTATGAAGCTGGAAACAAATGAAGAATTTGCCCTACAACGATTGGGGGTAGCTTAA
- a CDS encoding D-alanyl-D-alanine carboxypeptidase family protein: MKRIISMLIITCFITSILAPSTLAAEKKQELVDNVKSAILIDRDTGTIMYEKNSEEQLPPASMTKIMTMLLIMEAIDQGKLKLDEKIRTSEHAASMGGSQIFLEPGEEMTTEEMLKGIAIGSGNDAAVAVAERLAGSEEEFVNLMNKKAQELGLKSTKFQNVTGLPVVDHYSSAKDMALMAKELLKYEDITKFTGTYEDYLREDTDKKFWLVNTNRLVKFYPGVDGLKTGFTAEAKYCLTATAMKNGMRVIAVVFGAPTSKERNAQVTKLLDYAFSQYETHPLHKREEAIGKVKVSKGSEKEVTAVTSEPISILTKKGEQIDKLEKEITMNKNLKAPIEKGQEIGEITYKQDGKTLVTSPLVAQKEVKSAKWWTLFKRSAGMFTKTE; encoded by the coding sequence ATGAAACGCATCATATCAATGTTAATCATTACCTGTTTTATAACATCAATTTTGGCGCCAAGCACATTAGCTGCTGAGAAAAAACAAGAATTAGTTGATAATGTAAAATCAGCCATTTTAATTGATCGAGATACAGGAACTATTATGTATGAAAAAAATAGTGAGGAACAGCTTCCACCAGCAAGTATGACAAAAATTATGACTATGCTTCTTATTATGGAAGCTATTGATCAAGGCAAATTAAAGTTAGATGAAAAAATACGTACAAGTGAGCATGCAGCTTCTATGGGAGGCTCACAAATTTTCCTAGAACCTGGAGAGGAAATGACGACAGAGGAAATGTTAAAAGGAATTGCTATCGGTTCAGGAAATGATGCAGCTGTCGCGGTTGCAGAAAGATTAGCAGGTTCTGAAGAAGAATTTGTGAATTTAATGAATAAAAAAGCACAAGAATTAGGTTTGAAAAGTACTAAATTTCAAAATGTAACAGGATTACCAGTAGTCGATCATTACAGTTCAGCAAAAGATATGGCTTTAATGGCAAAGGAACTATTGAAGTATGAAGATATAACGAAATTTACTGGTACGTATGAAGATTATTTAAGAGAAGATACGGATAAAAAGTTTTGGCTTGTAAATACAAACCGTCTAGTTAAGTTTTATCCAGGAGTAGATGGATTAAAAACTGGATTTACAGCAGAAGCGAAATACTGTTTGACAGCAACTGCTATGAAAAATGGAATGAGGGTGATTGCAGTTGTTTTCGGTGCGCCAACATCGAAAGAAAGAAATGCTCAGGTAACGAAATTACTTGATTATGCATTTAGTCAATATGAAACACATCCATTGCATAAGCGAGAAGAAGCAATTGGCAAAGTAAAGGTAAGTAAAGGTTCAGAAAAAGAAGTGACTGCAGTCACAAGCGAACCAATTTCTATCCTCACAAAAAAAGGGGAGCAAATTGATAAATTAGAAAAAGAAATCACCATGAATAAAAATTTAAAAGCTCCAATTGAAAAAGGTCAGGAAATTGGAGAAATTACGTATAAGCAAGATGGAAAAACGCTTGTTACAAGTCCATTAGTTGCACAAAAAGAAGTGAAATCAGCTAAATGGTGGACATTATTTAAACGTTCTGCAGGTATGTTCACAAAAACCGAATAG
- the map gene encoding type I methionyl aminopeptidase, translating to MIHLKTPEQIEKMKKAGEILADCHKEIRKLIKPGITTEEIDIFVENFMLQRGATPEQKGYHGYPFATCASVNDVICHGFPSKTPLKDGDIVTIDMVVNLDGWLADSAWSYSVGNVSEDAKNLLKTTEEALYIGIEQAVIGNRVGDISHAIQTYAEAKGYGVVRDFVGHAIGREMHELPQIPHYGPPHVGTQLKEGMVITIEPMLNIGMYHAKVDLDGWTARTVDGSLSAQYEHTLAITKNGPIILTKQ from the coding sequence TTGATTCATTTAAAAACACCAGAGCAAATTGAAAAAATGAAAAAAGCAGGAGAAATCCTTGCAGATTGTCATAAGGAAATTAGAAAATTAATTAAACCTGGCATTACTACTGAAGAAATCGATATATTTGTGGAAAACTTCATGTTACAGAGAGGGGCTACACCTGAACAGAAAGGTTATCATGGATACCCTTTTGCTACTTGCGCATCTGTTAATGATGTCATCTGTCACGGTTTCCCTTCCAAAACGCCTTTAAAAGATGGCGATATTGTTACAATAGATATGGTAGTTAACTTAGATGGATGGCTCGCTGATTCTGCTTGGTCATACTCAGTAGGCAATGTCTCAGAAGATGCGAAAAACCTATTAAAAACGACAGAAGAAGCATTATACATAGGCATAGAACAAGCAGTAATCGGAAACCGAGTTGGGGATATCTCGCATGCTATTCAAACATATGCGGAAGCAAAAGGCTATGGGGTCGTCCGTGATTTTGTAGGTCATGCAATTGGGAGAGAAATGCACGAGTTGCCGCAGATTCCTCACTACGGCCCTCCTCACGTAGGTACTCAACTTAAAGAAGGCATGGTTATCACCATTGAACCGATGTTGAATATCGGTATGTATCATGCAAAAGTAGACTTAGATGGATGGACAGCACGTACTGTTGATGGAAGTCTGTCTGCACAATACGAGCATACTTTGGCCATTACTAAAAATGGACCAATTATTTTAACAAAACAATAA